A single genomic interval of Sinorhizobium garamanticum harbors:
- a CDS encoding ribonuclease T2 family protein has product MKRLLPALVAVLTITACSDEGADKTAPNSGTGGAKTAATAPVLVGKGFDFYVLSLSWSPTWCGSNDPTGKTDQCEAGSRRGLIVHGLWPQNEKGYPEYCPTRQSDRVPEALGRQYLDLIPSMGLIGHQWRKHGTCSGLSQADYFAVARAARERLTIPPELASTEGSRDLPVSAIEAALIAKNPGMTPETIAVTCEARLLEEIRICFDKTLKFRACPEVDRQACRRGAVSLPPAQ; this is encoded by the coding sequence GTGAAAAGGCTGCTGCCGGCGCTCGTCGCCGTTCTGACGATCACCGCCTGCAGCGATGAAGGTGCGGACAAGACCGCCCCGAATTCCGGAACTGGCGGGGCGAAGACCGCGGCGACGGCTCCGGTTCTCGTCGGCAAAGGCTTCGACTTTTACGTCCTTTCCCTATCCTGGTCGCCCACCTGGTGTGGCAGCAACGATCCAACCGGAAAGACAGATCAATGCGAGGCCGGCAGCCGCCGTGGCCTCATCGTGCACGGACTCTGGCCACAGAATGAGAAGGGCTATCCGGAATATTGTCCGACGCGGCAATCGGATCGCGTCCCGGAAGCGCTCGGCCGGCAGTATCTCGACCTCATTCCCTCGATGGGGTTGATCGGTCATCAGTGGCGCAAGCACGGCACGTGCTCCGGCCTCAGCCAAGCGGACTATTTCGCCGTGGCGCGCGCCGCGCGTGAACGGCTCACGATCCCGCCGGAACTGGCTTCGACGGAAGGATCGCGCGATCTCCCAGTATCAGCGATCGAAGCCGCGCTTATCGCGAAAAATCCCGGCATGACGCCGGAGACGATCGCTGTTACCTGCGAAGCCAGGCTCCTTGAAGAAATCAGAATCTGCTTCGACAAGACACTGAAATTCAGGGCGTGCCCCGAAGTGGATCGCCAAGCCTGCAGAAGGGGCGCGGTTTCCCTGCCCCCTGCCCAATAA
- a CDS encoding glutathione S-transferase, with protein MKILYSPASPYSNKVRMAAHHIGIAAESVLTDTNANPPELIDNNPLGKIPTLITADGKAIYDSRAIMHFLDRETKGKLYPKNAAKRTEVEIFEALCDGICDSLLAIVYEKRFHPPEKVHQPWIDRQWEKVERALDYLNANLPKTGGKLNAGHFALAALLRYIELRFAGEWQRGRSKLKNWPAKFEKHFPDYSNFKA; from the coding sequence ATGAAGATACTCTATTCGCCTGCCTCCCCCTATTCGAACAAGGTCCGCATGGCCGCGCACCATATCGGGATCGCCGCAGAAAGCGTGCTGACGGACACGAACGCCAATCCGCCGGAACTGATCGACAACAATCCGCTGGGCAAGATCCCGACCTTGATTACTGCGGACGGCAAGGCGATCTACGACAGCCGGGCGATCATGCATTTCCTCGACCGTGAAACGAAGGGCAAGCTTTATCCGAAGAACGCAGCCAAGCGCACCGAAGTGGAAATCTTCGAGGCGCTTTGCGACGGCATTTGCGACAGCCTGCTGGCAATCGTCTACGAGAAGCGCTTTCACCCGCCGGAGAAGGTGCATCAACCCTGGATCGACCGCCAATGGGAAAAAGTCGAGCGCGCGTTGGATTACTTGAACGCCAATCTGCCCAAGACCGGCGGCAAGCTCAATGCGGGTCATTTCGCGTTGGCCGCCCTGTTACGCTACATCGAATTGCGTTTCGCCGGCGAGTGGCAGCGAGGGCGGTCAAAGCTCAAGAACTGGCCGGCGAAGTTCGAGAAGCACTTTCCGGATTATTCCAATTTTAAGGCATGA
- a CDS encoding outer membrane protein, whose translation MRTLTTTLMASAMAFVALQAAHAADVVDEVPAAPAAEYSEPATKDWSGAYVGGTADWHHGEADATGSNPSVGFGGGLYGGYNVQSGQIVYGGEADIGYAGNDSHSSGRRVEQGVNGSIRGRVGVDVNPVLLYGTAGLAVGKAKLSTPGGSDKNTMVGWTAGAGAETLVTDNITARVEYRYTDYASKDFNVGGSTVTSGYDEHSVRVGMGVKF comes from the coding sequence ATGCGTACGCTGACCACCACTCTCATGGCTTCGGCCATGGCTTTCGTTGCCTTGCAGGCCGCCCACGCCGCCGACGTCGTCGATGAGGTCCCGGCTGCTCCGGCTGCCGAATACAGCGAACCGGCGACCAAGGACTGGTCGGGCGCCTATGTCGGCGGCACGGCCGACTGGCACCATGGCGAGGCTGACGCGACGGGCTCAAACCCCTCCGTTGGTTTCGGCGGCGGTCTTTACGGCGGTTACAACGTGCAGAGCGGCCAGATCGTATACGGCGGTGAAGCCGATATCGGCTATGCCGGCAACGATTCTCACTCCAGCGGCCGTCGCGTCGAGCAGGGCGTCAATGGCTCGATCCGTGGCCGCGTCGGTGTCGATGTGAACCCGGTTCTCCTCTATGGTACGGCCGGTCTCGCTGTCGGCAAGGCCAAGCTCTCGACCCCGGGCGGCTCCGACAAGAATACGATGGTTGGCTGGACGGCCGGTGCCGGTGCGGAAACCCTGGTTACCGACAACATCACCGCACGCGTCGAATATCGCTATACCGACTACGCCTCCAAGGACTTCAACGTTGGCGGCAGCACCGTCACGTCCGGCTATGACGAGCACAGCGTCCGCGTTGGTATGGGCGTCAAGTTCTGA
- a CDS encoding SDR family oxidoreductase gives MTRTLKAALVTGGARRIGKAIVENLAAHGFAVAIHANNSLAEADALAKSLAANGGKAVTLKADLTDSAAASQVIADATALLGPLDLLVNNASIFKKDSLDAFDEDVWERHFALHVKAPSLLARDFARQRPDDVSGLIVNVIDQRVWSPNPRFYSYMLSKSALWTATQTMAQALAPHVRVNGIGPGPTLPNERQKQSDFQAQVDALILKRGPALEEFGRAIRFLFDTPSVTGQMIALDGGQHLAWETPDIREIVE, from the coding sequence TTGACGAGAACACTCAAGGCGGCGCTCGTAACCGGCGGCGCCCGGCGCATAGGCAAGGCAATAGTCGAAAATCTCGCCGCGCACGGCTTCGCCGTCGCCATCCATGCGAACAACTCGCTCGCCGAAGCGGACGCGCTGGCGAAGAGCCTCGCCGCGAACGGCGGCAAGGCGGTCACGCTGAAAGCCGACCTCACCGATTCCGCCGCCGCGTCCCAGGTCATCGCGGACGCGACGGCCTTGCTTGGCCCGCTCGACCTGCTCGTCAACAACGCTTCGATCTTCAAGAAGGACAGCCTGGACGCATTCGACGAGGATGTTTGGGAACGTCACTTCGCGCTCCACGTCAAGGCCCCTTCCCTGCTTGCGCGCGACTTTGCCCGGCAGCGACCGGACGACGTTTCCGGCCTTATCGTCAACGTCATAGACCAGCGCGTCTGGTCTCCAAATCCGCGATTTTATTCCTATATGCTGTCCAAGTCCGCACTGTGGACGGCAACCCAGACGATGGCGCAGGCGCTTGCCCCGCATGTTCGCGTCAACGGCATCGGGCCGGGGCCGACACTGCCGAACGAACGGCAGAAACAGAGCGACTTTCAAGCGCAGGTCGACGCACTGATCCTCAAGCGCGGTCCGGCGCTCGAGGAGTTTGGACGCGCGATCCGCTTCCTTTTCGACACGCCGTCGGTTACCGGACAGATGATCGCGCTTGACGGCGGCCAGCATCTTGCCTGGGAGACGCCGGATATTCGGGAGATAGTGGAATGA
- the uvrC gene encoding excinuclease ABC subunit UvrC has product MNGQTPTDGGILYDGSETDDDDDLLDVTEGERPTPAIDWAENRVETQGLKGAELIQAFVKLLPNGPGVYRMFNDAGDVLYVGKARSLKKRVNNYAQGRGHSNRISRMIRETANMEFVTTRTEIEALLLEANLIKRLRPRFNVLLRDDKSFPYIVVTGDSRAPALFKHRGARSRKGDYFGPFASAGAVGRTINSLQRAFLLRTCTDSVFETRTRPCLLYQIKRCSAPCTGEISDADYAELVREAKDFLSGKSQAVKATIAAAMSEASENLDFERAALYRDRLAALSHVQSHQGINPAGVEEADVFAIHHEGGISCIQVFFFRTGQNWGNRAYFPKADPSLPSSEVLSAFLAQFYDDKPCPRQILLCEAVEEQELLGQALSEKSGYKVSILVPQRGEKKDLVDHALANAREAHGRKLAETASQSRLLEGFAKTFQLEQVPRRIEIYDNSHIMGTNAVGGMVVAGAEGFVKGQYRKFNIKSTDITPGDDFGMMREVMARRFSRLLKEEGKPDRSAEPSDDGAFPAWPDVILIDGGQGQMTAVRAILKELDVEDCVTAIGVAKGVDRDAGRERFFAEGRESFTLPPRDPVLYFIQRLRDEAHRFAIGSHRARRKKELVKNPLDEIAGIGPTRKRALLTHFGTAKAVSRAGINDLMAVNGISEAVARLVYEHFHEEGVK; this is encoded by the coding sequence ATGAACGGGCAGACGCCCACCGATGGCGGCATCCTTTACGACGGCAGCGAAACCGATGACGACGACGATCTGCTCGACGTGACGGAAGGCGAGCGGCCGACGCCGGCGATCGATTGGGCGGAGAACCGTGTCGAAACGCAAGGCCTCAAGGGCGCGGAACTCATTCAGGCATTCGTCAAGCTCTTGCCGAACGGTCCGGGCGTCTACCGCATGTTCAATGACGCCGGCGACGTGCTCTATGTCGGCAAGGCCCGCAGCCTCAAGAAACGGGTGAACAACTACGCGCAAGGCCGCGGCCATTCCAACCGCATTTCGCGGATGATTCGCGAGACGGCGAACATGGAGTTCGTCACAACGCGGACGGAGATCGAGGCGCTGCTGCTCGAAGCCAACCTCATCAAGCGTCTGCGACCGCGCTTCAACGTGCTGCTGCGCGACGACAAATCCTTTCCGTACATCGTCGTCACCGGTGACAGCAGGGCGCCGGCGCTGTTCAAGCATCGCGGGGCCCGCAGCCGCAAGGGCGATTACTTCGGCCCCTTCGCCTCTGCCGGCGCGGTCGGAAGAACCATCAACTCGCTGCAGCGCGCCTTTCTTCTCAGAACGTGCACGGACAGCGTCTTCGAGACGCGCACCCGCCCCTGCCTTCTCTATCAGATCAAGCGCTGTTCGGCGCCTTGCACCGGCGAAATCAGCGATGCCGACTATGCCGAACTCGTTCGCGAGGCAAAGGATTTTCTCTCCGGCAAGAGCCAGGCCGTGAAAGCGACGATCGCTGCCGCCATGAGCGAAGCCTCGGAGAATCTCGATTTCGAGCGCGCCGCGCTCTACCGTGATCGCCTCGCGGCGCTGAGCCACGTGCAGAGCCATCAAGGCATCAATCCGGCAGGGGTCGAGGAGGCGGACGTCTTCGCGATCCATCACGAAGGCGGGATTTCCTGCATCCAGGTCTTCTTCTTCCGGACCGGCCAGAACTGGGGCAACCGCGCTTATTTTCCGAAGGCCGATCCGTCGCTTCCTTCGTCGGAAGTGCTCAGCGCCTTTCTCGCCCAGTTCTACGACGACAAGCCCTGTCCGCGGCAGATCTTGCTTTGCGAAGCGGTCGAGGAACAGGAACTGCTCGGCCAGGCGCTCAGCGAGAAATCCGGCTACAAGGTATCGATCCTGGTTCCGCAGCGCGGCGAGAAAAAGGATCTCGTCGATCATGCGCTCGCAAATGCCCGCGAGGCCCATGGCCGCAAGCTTGCCGAGACGGCATCGCAATCGCGGCTGCTCGAAGGCTTTGCCAAGACTTTCCAACTGGAACAGGTGCCGCGCCGCATCGAGATCTACGACAACTCGCATATCATGGGAACGAATGCCGTCGGAGGCATGGTCGTCGCCGGCGCCGAGGGTTTCGTCAAAGGCCAGTATCGCAAGTTCAATATCAAATCGACCGATATCACTCCGGGCGACGACTTCGGGATGATGCGCGAGGTGATGGCGCGACGCTTCTCGCGCCTCCTGAAAGAGGAAGGCAAACCCGACCGCAGCGCAGAGCCCAGCGATGACGGCGCATTCCCGGCCTGGCCGGACGTCATCCTGATTGACGGCGGCCAGGGTCAGATGACCGCCGTCCGCGCAATACTCAAGGAACTCGACGTCGAGGACTGCGTAACGGCAATCGGCGTCGCCAAGGGCGTCGATCGCGACGCCGGCCGCGAGCGGTTTTTCGCCGAGGGCCGCGAGAGCTTCACGCTGCCGCCGCGCGATCCGGTGCTCTATTTCATCCAGAGACTGCGCGACGAGGCGCATCGCTTCGCCATCGGCTCGCACCGCGCCCGCCGAAAAAAGGAACTGGTCAAGAACCCGCTCGACGAGATCGCCGGCATCGGGCCGACGCGCAAGCGCGCGCTGCTCACTCACTTCGGCACGGCAAAGGCGGTTTCCCGGGCGGGCATCAACGACTTGATGGCGGTCAACGGCATCTCGGAAGCGGTCGCACGCCTTGTCTACGAACACTTTCACGAGGAGGGCGTCAAATAG